In Struthio camelus isolate bStrCam1 chromosome 4, bStrCam1.hap1, whole genome shotgun sequence, a genomic segment contains:
- the MRPS26 gene encoding small ribosomal subunit protein mS26 isoform X2, with amino-acid sequence MLPALWRCRPRAALGVAPASGPGPGAGLGAGVYPGAAAWFIPARGRKTRHDPPAKSKASRLKVPPPVDPAELLVVTERYRQHRLLLSALRSVFRAEVSQKKRERLLSGEDTEERSEEHRLLMAWNDAENARQRARSFEAEVLISTSWSQQQAGRASRIPVRLGALNAAENVSLVVRGEIDVVRNWN; translated from the exons ATGCTGCCGGCGCTGTGGCGGTGCCGCCCGCGGGCCGCCTTGGGCGTCGCTCCCGCTTCCGGGCCGGGTCCTGGGGCCGGTCTCGGTGCCGGGGTTTATCCCGGCGCCGCTGCCTGGTTCATCCCAGCGCGGGGCCGCAAGACCCGTCACGACCCGCCCGCCAAGTCCAAGGCGTCGCGCCTCAAGGTGCCGCCGCCCGTGGACCCGGCCGAGCTGCTGGTGGTCACCGAGCGCTACCGGCAGCACCGGCTGCTGCTCAGCGCCCTCCG GTCCGTCTTCAGGGCCGAGGTGTCGCAGAAGAAGCGCGAGCGGCTCCTGAGCGGGGAGGACACCGAGGAGCGCTCCGAGGAGCACCGGCTCCTGATGGCCTGGAACGACGCGGAGAACGCGCGGCAGCGGGCCCGGAG TTTTGAAGCAGAAGTTCTCATCTCCACGTCCTGgtcccagcagcaggcagggcgAGCTTCCCGCATCCCGGTCAGACTCGGAGCTCTGAACGCTGCGGAGAACGTTTCCCTTGTAGTTAGGGGAGAGATTGATGTTGTCCGAAATTGGAACTAG
- the LOC104148597 gene encoding neurophysin 1, with translation MVLACVSSSGHYIYRYPPGREPKRLPDPAPERDGPAAMLNKALAVCLLALLALSSACYIQNCPIGGKRAVLDMDIRKCMPCGPRNKGHCFGPNICCGEELGCYFGTSETLRCQEENFLPTPCESGRKPCGNNEGSCAASGICCSNEGCMVDSSCDQEVMFP, from the exons ATGGTGCTGGCATGTGTAAGCAGCAGCGGGCACTATATATACCGCTACCCGCCGGGACGAGAGCCCAAAAGGCTTCCCGATCCCGCTCCAGAGCGCGACGGACCTGCAGCCATGCTGAACAAGGCGCTCGCCGTCTGCCTCCTGGCGCTCCTGGCTCTCTCCTCCGCTTGTTACATCCAGAACTGCCCCATCGGGGGCAAACGGGCCGTCCTGGACATGGACATCAGAAAG TGCATGCCCTGCGGTCCTAGGAACAAGGGCCACTGCTTTGGTCCCAACATCTGCTGCGGAGAGGAGCTGGGCTGCTACTTCGGCACCTCCGAAACCCTGCGGTGCCAGGAAGAGAACTTCTTGCCGACCCCCTGCGAGTCCGGCCGGAAACCATGCGGCAACAACGAAGGGAGCTGCGCGGCCTCTGGGATCTGCTGCAGCAACG AGGGCTGCATGGTTGACTCATCTTGTGACCAAGAAGTGATGTTTCCGTAG
- the AVP gene encoding vasopressin-neurophysin 2-copeptin: MADTSLALAFLCLLALSSACYIQNCPRGGKRALADAALRQCMPCGPGDRGNCFGPSICCGAELGCYVGTAETLRCAEENYLPSPCRAGGQPCGAGGRCAAPGICCSDETCSLEPACLEEAGERGGEPAQKNLTGLDASAGDFLLKLMHLAANRQQQGGKGPLL, from the exons ATGGCAGACACCTCGCTGGCCCtcgccttcctctgcctcctcgcCCTCTCCTCCGCCTGCTACATCCAGAACTGCCCCCGGGGCGGCAAGCGGGCCCTGGCCGACGCAGCCCTGCGGCAG TGCATGCCCTGCGGCCCCGGCGACAGAGGCAACTGCTTCGGGCCGAGCATCTGCTGCGGCGCCGAGCTGGGCTGCTACGTGGGCACGGCGGAGACGCTGCGCTGCGCCGAGGAGAACTACCTGCCTTCGCCCTGCCGGGCCGGCGGGCAACcctgcggcgccggcggccgctgcgCCGCCCCCGGCATCTGCTGCAGCGACG AGACCTGCAGCCTGGAGCCCGCGTGCCTGGAGGAggcgggcgagcggggcggcgagcCGGCGCAGAAGAACCTGACGGGTCTGGACGCCTCGGCCGGCGATTTCCTCCTCAAGCTCATGCACCTGGCGGccaacaggcagcagcaggggggCAAGGGGCCGCTGCTGTGA